In Wolinella succinogenes DSM 1740, a single genomic region encodes these proteins:
- a CDS encoding peptidoglycan D,D-transpeptidase FtsI family protein: protein MEQYAKASKILVLFGFLLLGFFLFLSTVYYTILTDRKLPTLQTKKVESAIRGAIYSQDGFVLASSKKLYKAIVNTYNIDPDKKELFINLFSIYSGISKEELKARLQKEGNVVLSYNIDSKTAANLKQLAYKLNTYGVFREFEDKNGRVFKYGLSILESGEKRDYLYENSMEPLIGYVQKTEDKRITRVSGVKGVEKSYDDKLEPISDGIMRGDRDIGFNVILNKDAHFKERLDGYSVALSVPLKLQKKVERIVDEANKRLKAKEIVVGIMEAESGKILALASTNRFNPNSIKQKEYKFLNNSAIEQSFEPGSIIKPLVFSLLLEQKLINPNHTVELHNGRYKIKNFVITDTHKVAQSTIEDVLVFSSNIGMAKIAQSFTSSQYFNGLKLLGFSEPTGIDLPYEKIGTIPNVNMFRDELYKATVSYGYGMRATFMQMLKSYNVITNNGMMVNPYVVEHIIDNNDIRYKIKHEAGIPVLSSETTLKMRELLVKIVERGTGKGAALEGVVVGGKTGTAHIAKGGKYVNMYNSSFFGFAADGSARYTIGVVVFEPDASEEYFAARTAVPVYKSIVELLVQEKYLNRRSAE, encoded by the coding sequence ATGGAGCAATACGCCAAAGCTAGTAAGATTCTCGTCCTCTTTGGGTTTTTGCTCCTAGGATTCTTCCTTTTTCTCTCGACCGTCTACTACACGATTCTAACCGACCGCAAACTCCCAACCCTCCAAACCAAAAAAGTAGAAAGTGCCATTAGGGGAGCCATCTATAGCCAAGATGGCTTCGTGCTCGCCTCTAGTAAAAAGCTCTATAAGGCGATCGTGAATACCTATAATATCGATCCCGATAAGAAAGAGCTTTTCATCAATCTCTTCTCCATCTATAGTGGAATCTCCAAAGAAGAGCTCAAAGCGCGCCTCCAAAAAGAGGGGAATGTGGTCCTCTCCTACAACATTGATTCCAAAACAGCTGCTAATCTCAAGCAGCTTGCCTACAAGCTTAACACCTATGGCGTTTTCAGAGAGTTTGAGGATAAAAACGGGAGGGTCTTTAAATATGGACTCTCCATTCTAGAGAGCGGGGAGAAGCGCGACTATCTCTATGAAAACTCCATGGAGCCTCTCATCGGCTATGTCCAAAAGACAGAAGATAAGCGAATCACGCGGGTAAGCGGGGTCAAAGGGGTGGAGAAATCTTATGATGACAAGCTTGAGCCCATAAGCGATGGAATCATGCGAGGTGATCGCGATATTGGATTTAATGTAATTCTCAATAAAGACGCTCACTTCAAAGAGCGTCTTGATGGATACAGTGTCGCGCTAAGCGTGCCGCTGAAGCTTCAAAAAAAGGTCGAGAGAATCGTCGATGAAGCTAATAAGCGCCTCAAAGCTAAAGAGATTGTTGTAGGAATCATGGAGGCAGAGAGCGGAAAAATCCTCGCCCTAGCGAGCACAAATCGCTTCAATCCCAACTCCATCAAGCAAAAAGAGTATAAATTCCTCAATAACTCTGCCATTGAGCAATCCTTTGAGCCAGGAAGCATCATCAAGCCTCTTGTATTCTCGCTCCTTTTGGAGCAAAAGCTCATCAACCCCAACCACACGGTTGAGCTTCACAATGGACGCTACAAGATCAAAAACTTTGTGATCACTGACACTCATAAGGTGGCCCAATCCACTATTGAGGATGTGCTCGTCTTCTCTAGCAACATCGGGATGGCTAAAATCGCTCAATCTTTCACTTCTAGCCAATATTTTAATGGCTTGAAGTTGTTAGGATTCTCCGAGCCCACGGGAATCGACCTCCCTTATGAGAAGATTGGGACGATTCCTAATGTCAATATGTTTCGCGATGAGCTCTACAAGGCGACTGTCTCTTATGGCTATGGAATGCGTGCGACATTCATGCAGATGCTTAAATCCTATAATGTCATCACCAATAATGGCATGATGGTTAATCCCTATGTGGTGGAGCACATCATCGATAATAATGATATTCGCTACAAAATCAAACACGAAGCAGGAATTCCCGTTCTCTCCTCTGAGACCACCCTTAAAATGCGCGAGCTATTAGTCAAGATCGTGGAGCGCGGCACGGGCAAGGGAGCAGCCCTAGAGGGGGTCGTGGTCGGAGGCAAGACAGGGACAGCCCATATTGCTAAAGGGGGCAAGTATGTCAATATGTACAACAGCTCCTTCTTTGGCTTTGCTGCGGATGGCTCAGCGCGTTATACGATTGGTGTGGTGGTTTTTGA
- the fliE gene encoding flagellar hook-basal body complex protein FliE has protein sequence MAEINTLNKVTSLATSSSSTSSPVESEGKSFAEILKGSIDEGNLLQKESEKALADIATGQVKDLHQAAIAIGKAENSMKLMLEVRNKAISAYKEILRTQI, from the coding sequence ATGGCAGAGATCAACACTTTAAATAAGGTCACTAGCCTCGCCACCTCCAGTTCCTCTACGTCTAGCCCCGTAGAGAGCGAAGGGAAGAGCTTTGCCGAGATTCTCAAGGGTTCTATTGATGAGGGCAACCTCCTCCAAAAAGAGAGTGAAAAGGCATTAGCGGACATTGCTACAGGACAGGTCAAAGATTTACACCAAGCCGCCATCGCTATTGGCAAGGCTGAAAATAGCATGAAGCTCATGCTTGAAGTGAGGAATAAAGCCATAAGCGCCTATAAAGAGATTCTTAGGACGCAGATTTAA
- the flgC gene encoding flagellar basal body rod protein FlgC — MAFLSSFDISGYGLSAQRFRVNMISSNIANANTTRTDEGGPYRRKEVIFKAFDFDEVLNQKLGENNNLLKYEDPLDEDEWGLEPKPSIMSVYVDKVVRDDSQPRMKYEPSHPDANSEGYVAYPNINPVVEMADLIEATRAYQANVSAFQSAKNMASTALTMFQA, encoded by the coding sequence ATGGCATTTCTATCCAGTTTCGATATTAGCGGATATGGACTCTCAGCCCAGCGCTTTAGAGTCAATATGATCTCTTCTAACATCGCTAACGCCAACACCACACGAACCGATGAGGGCGGTCCCTATCGACGCAAAGAGGTGATTTTTAAAGCTTTTGACTTTGATGAAGTGCTCAACCAAAAGCTTGGAGAGAACAATAATTTGCTAAAATACGAAGATCCTCTTGACGAGGATGAGTGGGGGCTTGAGCCTAAACCCTCTATTATGAGTGTTTATGTGGATAAGGTGGTGCGAGACGATTCGCAGCCTCGAATGAAGTATGAGCCTTCCCATCCTGATGCCAATAGCGAAGGCTATGTGGCCTATCCCAATATTAATCCCGTCGTGGAAATGGCCGATCTAATCGAAGCCACGAGGGCGTATCAAGCGAACGTATCCGCTTTCCAAAGTGCTAAAAACATGGCGAGCACCGCGCTTACCATGTTCCAAGCTTAA
- the flgB gene encoding flagellar basal body rod protein FlgB, whose amino-acid sequence MSESIYSYSQARELAYKALDYRSLRQDLISSNIANVDTPMYRPRDINFEEVLTSESQKLFSNEQNKTLGLGQTNAMHLEPMDTSDSKGTIFFRDGHMARNDGNSVDLDVESSEIGKNSVMYQALVGSLKKHGTIFTYAIEASKSL is encoded by the coding sequence ATGAGTGAGAGCATCTACAGCTACAGTCAAGCCAGAGAACTCGCCTACAAGGCGCTTGACTATCGCTCGCTCCGCCAAGACCTCATCTCTTCAAACATCGCCAATGTCGATACTCCAATGTATCGCCCTCGCGATATCAACTTTGAAGAGGTGCTCACGAGCGAGAGTCAAAAGCTCTTCTCTAATGAGCAGAATAAAACGCTTGGACTAGGGCAGACCAACGCTATGCATCTAGAGCCCATGGACACGAGCGATTCTAAAGGAACCATTTTTTTCCGTGATGGACACATGGCGAGAAATGATGGCAATAGCGTGGATTTGGATGTGGAGAGCAGTGAGATTGGGAAAAACAGCGTGATGTATCAGGCGCTTGTGGGCTCCCTCAAAAAACATGGAACGATTTTTACTTACGCTATTGAAGCGAGCAAGTCGCTCTAG
- a CDS encoding FtsW/RodA/SpoVE family cell cycle protein, whose translation MADRPLFFLTTLAITIGVIFSYSLSAYATLFYGYNEFHFFIRQLIAGIIGIYLMWQVSRFDPEKLIVKLGFTLFLLFMVLMFVMHYLPESMATSAGGAKRWIRLPFFSLSPVEFFKIGFVVFLAWSFSRKFSHTTKVPLVDEMKIFAPYAALFLLAVFLIAVLQNDLGQIFLLGITLALMVVFAGSSFRLFFSLLMGALILAIAVIISSDHQILRIKLWWANAQNFVLSIVPEGLAKSLRVENLPEPYQIHHSLNSIQNGGFFGEGLGNGLIKLGFLSEVHTDIVLAGIAEETGFVGLFFCTLLFCAIIYRIFKIANRSENNVFYLFCVGAGILLSFSFMINAYGISGITPIKGIAVPFYSYGGSSLVANCLAIGMILSISKKAKM comes from the coding sequence ATGGCGGATCGACCCCTCTTTTTTCTCACCACACTAGCCATCACCATTGGAGTGATCTTCTCCTACTCCCTCTCAGCTTATGCGACCCTTTTTTACGGATACAACGAATTTCACTTTTTTATCCGCCAGCTCATTGCAGGAATCATCGGCATCTATCTCATGTGGCAAGTCTCTCGGTTTGACCCTGAAAAGCTCATCGTCAAGCTTGGATTCACTCTCTTTCTATTGTTCATGGTGCTTATGTTTGTGATGCACTACCTCCCTGAGAGCATGGCCACTAGTGCGGGTGGAGCAAAGCGCTGGATACGACTCCCCTTCTTCTCTCTCTCGCCTGTGGAGTTTTTCAAGATCGGTTTTGTGGTCTTTTTGGCGTGGAGCTTTTCGCGCAAATTTTCCCACACAACCAAAGTCCCCTTGGTGGATGAGATGAAGATTTTCGCCCCCTACGCTGCGCTCTTTTTGCTCGCTGTCTTTTTGATTGCCGTGTTGCAAAATGATTTGGGGCAGATCTTTTTATTAGGAATCACCCTCGCGCTCATGGTGGTTTTTGCAGGGAGCAGTTTTCGACTCTTTTTCTCCCTCTTGATGGGGGCATTAATACTCGCTATCGCCGTTATCATCAGTAGCGACCACCAAATCTTGCGTATCAAGCTTTGGTGGGCAAATGCTCAAAATTTCGTCCTCTCTATCGTGCCAGAGGGGCTTGCTAAATCCCTTCGTGTAGAGAATCTCCCCGAACCCTATCAAATCCACCACTCGCTCAACTCCATCCAAAATGGAGGATTCTTTGGTGAAGGGCTTGGTAATGGACTCATCAAGCTTGGATTCCTAAGCGAGGTTCACACCGATATTGTTCTTGCAGGAATTGCCGAAGAGACGGGCTTTGTCGGGCTCTTTTTCTGCACGCTACTCTTTTGCGCGATCATCTATCGAATCTTCAAAATCGCCAATCGAAGCGAAAACAATGTCTTCTATCTCTTTTGCGTGGGAGCAGGAATTTTGCTCTCTTTCTCTTTCATGATCAACGCCTATGGAATCTCAGGCATCACCCCCATCAAAGGAATCGCTGTCCCCTTTTATAGCTATGGTGGAAGCTCACTCGTAGCCAACTGCCTCGCGATTGGGATGATTCTCAGCATTAGTAAAAAGGCAAAGATGTAG
- a CDS encoding isochorismatase family protein, whose product MRILPEDSLVMVVDYQERLMPAMANQEALLIQATRWLLGVKLLGIPTILTQQNTKGLGMSVEAIRSLLGSEKPYFEKIAFSALADEAILREVESQGRGTLVLGGIEAHVCVLQTAIDAKALGYEVVVVSDCIDSRNPRDKEIALRRMEQEGIWLTTSESILLEWLQRAGDDRFREMLKIIK is encoded by the coding sequence ATGAGGATTTTACCTGAAGATTCTTTGGTGATGGTGGTGGATTATCAAGAGAGGTTGATGCCAGCGATGGCTAATCAAGAGGCGCTTTTGATTCAAGCCACTCGATGGCTTTTGGGGGTGAAGCTCCTTGGGATTCCAACGATTCTAACCCAGCAAAACACCAAAGGGCTTGGGATGAGTGTAGAGGCGATACGGAGCCTTCTTGGCAGCGAGAAGCCCTATTTTGAAAAGATCGCTTTTAGTGCTTTGGCGGATGAGGCGATTCTCCGCGAAGTGGAATCGCAGGGGAGGGGAACGCTTGTTCTTGGAGGAATCGAGGCGCATGTCTGTGTTTTGCAAACCGCCATTGACGCCAAAGCCTTGGGTTATGAAGTCGTGGTGGTGAGTGACTGCATCGATTCGAGAAATCCAAGAGACAAAGAGATCGCTTTAAGAAGGATGGAGCAAGAGGGTATTTGGCTCACCACAAGCGAATCGATTCTTCTAGAGTGGCTTCAGAGGGCAGGAGATGACCGATTTAGGGAGATGCTAAAAATCATCAAATAA
- a CDS encoding M15 family metallopeptidase: MPLITLLRPLLGGVILLGALLSPLRALEPLSPAQACLLRSYPDWIEKIEENRVYFKEGSSMLWDDGETKSYEEAFLAADLEDQFAFPYPKGREFEVPRMGEDSSRLRSMEFFKRIYGATPKEVKRSLRRVPWLPSLQKGVSVEVTTINGIDQRIERISRQIEQLPESLRAIALHPSGGFYWRHIAGSSILSMHSFGIALDLDPKASRYWLWDREKKGQVRYENTIPLEIVEIFEREGFIWGGKWGHYDTMHFEYRPEILCHSH, encoded by the coding sequence ATGCCCTTGATCACTCTTCTTCGCCCCCTGCTTGGCGGAGTGATTCTTTTGGGGGCTCTTCTCTCCCCCCTAAGAGCGCTTGAGCCACTCTCTCCCGCTCAGGCCTGCCTGCTTCGCTCCTATCCTGATTGGATTGAGAAAATAGAGGAGAATCGTGTCTATTTCAAAGAGGGCTCCTCTATGCTTTGGGATGATGGAGAGACAAAGAGTTATGAAGAGGCTTTTTTAGCGGCTGATCTTGAAGATCAATTCGCTTTTCCCTATCCCAAGGGAAGGGAATTTGAGGTGCCGAGGATGGGAGAGGATTCGAGTCGTTTGCGCTCCATGGAGTTCTTTAAAAGAATCTATGGAGCGACACCCAAAGAGGTGAAACGCTCTTTAAGAAGAGTCCCATGGCTCCCCTCTCTCCAAAAAGGGGTGAGCGTGGAGGTGACTACCATCAATGGAATCGACCAAAGAATCGAGCGAATCTCTCGTCAAATCGAGCAACTCCCTGAGTCTCTAAGAGCGATTGCACTTCATCCTTCGGGAGGATTTTATTGGCGCCATATTGCGGGAAGCTCCATTTTGAGTATGCATAGTTTTGGAATCGCTCTGGATTTGGATCCCAAGGCGAGCCGCTACTGGCTTTGGGATAGAGAGAAAAAAGGTCAAGTCCGCTACGAGAACACCATCCCTTTAGAGATTGTGGAGATTTTCGAGCGGGAGGGATTCATCTGGGGTGGCAAGTGGGGGCACTATGACACGATGCACTTTGAATATCGCCCTGAGATTCTCTGCCACTCGCACTAG
- a CDS encoding methyl-accepting chemotaxis protein has translation MNNMSSLSKIQYANIISLVAFTVALVVEVIHYGFDYVRIISVANFALAWYMFVNIKKVQTTISTVARIVKDSEHGEFEGRITHINDGAELRELCWNLNNLLDQIEGFMREIKTSVEYARDKKFFRKALPEGLRGGFVVNIEGINLALDAMEENENFNRINALSKQLSDLSSENLNKGLKTMQDDLSSNIAMMAEMSKDITEITLQSQSSKEDIVKITAYISELMELIQNSNDTIKQFAQRSKDISGVIRLIVDIADQTNLLALNAAIEAARAGEHGRGFAVVADEVRNLADRTRKATTEISISIQTMQQDIDVIEDDSERITDLAKHSHEEVSSFKELFEKLEQEARRLSASSEDMENQIFMIVSKIDHIVYKANTYMSFTKGEKIQDFTREATSERLKDPDAMRRFGMIDSFKLIDSPRERINETIQASIKCIDEKTTLEKPEYIVSNLKIMEEESAKLFALLDSTLQKAHANIKAAA, from the coding sequence ATGAACAATATGTCCTCTCTCTCTAAGATTCAATACGCCAACATCATCTCTCTCGTGGCGTTCACGGTGGCGCTTGTAGTGGAGGTGATCCATTATGGCTTTGACTATGTGCGAATCATCAGCGTAGCGAACTTCGCTTTGGCGTGGTATATGTTTGTCAACATCAAAAAAGTCCAGACCACCATCAGCACAGTGGCTAGGATCGTCAAAGATTCGGAGCATGGGGAGTTTGAAGGGAGAATCACGCACATCAACGATGGGGCGGAGCTTCGTGAGCTCTGCTGGAATCTCAATAATCTCTTGGATCAGATTGAGGGGTTCATGCGAGAGATCAAGACCTCCGTTGAGTATGCCCGCGATAAGAAGTTTTTCCGTAAGGCACTCCCTGAAGGGCTTAGGGGAGGATTTGTGGTTAATATCGAAGGAATCAATCTGGCGCTGGATGCCATGGAGGAGAATGAGAACTTCAACCGCATCAACGCCCTAAGCAAGCAGCTCTCTGACTTAAGCTCTGAGAACCTCAATAAAGGTCTCAAGACGATGCAAGATGACCTTAGTTCCAATATCGCCATGATGGCGGAGATGTCCAAGGATATTACCGAGATCACCTTGCAGTCTCAAAGCAGCAAAGAGGACATTGTCAAAATCACCGCCTACATCAGTGAGCTTATGGAGTTGATCCAAAACAGCAACGATACCATCAAGCAGTTCGCTCAGCGCTCCAAAGATATTAGCGGGGTGATTCGCCTTATTGTGGATATTGCCGATCAGACCAATCTGCTTGCCCTCAATGCTGCCATTGAAGCCGCGAGGGCGGGAGAGCATGGCCGAGGTTTTGCGGTGGTGGCCGATGAGGTGAGGAATCTGGCCGATCGAACACGCAAGGCGACGACGGAGATTTCAATCTCGATTCAGACGATGCAACAGGATATTGATGTGATTGAGGATGATTCGGAGAGGATCACGGATTTGGCCAAACATTCACATGAAGAGGTGAGCTCCTTTAAAGAGCTCTTTGAGAAGCTAGAGCAAGAGGCAAGAAGGCTCTCTGCCTCCTCTGAGGATATGGAGAATCAAATCTTCATGATCGTCTCCAAGATTGATCACATCGTCTATAAAGCCAACACCTACATGAGCTTCACCAAGGGCGAGAAGATCCAAGACTTCACGCGCGAGGCGACCTCAGAGCGCCTTAAGGATCCCGATGCGATGCGACGCTTTGGGATGATTGATAGCTTTAAGCTCATCGACTCTCCGCGAGAGAGAATCAATGAGACGATTCAAGCTTCCATCAAGTGCATTGATGAGAAGACCACGCTAGAGAAGCCCGAATATATCGTGAGCAACCTCAAAATTATGGAAGAGGAGAGCGCGAAGCTCTTTGCACTCCTTGATTCCACTCTGCAAAAGGCACACGCCAACATCAAAGCCGCCGCCTGA
- a CDS encoding PAS domain-containing protein yields the protein MQGNRPLPLERELHFEKSDIIVSKTDTKGRITYGNEIFIRLSGYSEEELLGKPHNIVRHPDMPRTIFKILWDSLKEKREIFAYVKNLSKEGSYYWVLANITPSFNGKREIVGYHSMRRSPSPQALEQIKALYAELLECEKQGGIESGMNRLQEILQSKGMSYEQYVLSL from the coding sequence ATGCAGGGAAACAGACCCCTCCCTTTGGAGCGAGAGTTGCACTTTGAAAAGAGCGACATTATCGTCTCTAAGACGGATACCAAAGGGAGAATCACCTATGGAAATGAGATATTCATTCGTCTAAGCGGCTACTCTGAAGAGGAGCTTCTTGGCAAGCCTCACAATATCGTCCGACACCCCGATATGCCCAGAACTATCTTTAAGATTTTATGGGATTCTCTTAAAGAGAAGAGAGAGATTTTTGCCTATGTCAAGAATCTCAGCAAAGAGGGAAGCTATTATTGGGTGCTCGCCAACATCACCCCCTCATTCAATGGAAAGCGTGAAATCGTGGGATACCACTCCATGAGACGCTCCCCCAGTCCTCAGGCACTTGAGCAGATTAAGGCTCTCTATGCTGAGCTTTTGGAGTGTGAGAAGCAAGGTGGCATAGAATCGGGGATGAATCGACTTCAAGAGATACTTCAAAGCAAGGGTATGAGTTATGAACAATATGTCCTCTCTCTCTAA
- a CDS encoding MATE family efflux transporter — MQNRHRAEAILAIAIPAGLNSLLDILSIAIDLLMVGMISTEATVAVGVGLNYFMLIYVVTTVFFVGTNAMVSRFFGAKDFKAANEAFSSMALAALGVGVPLFGAAFFSYEGFFDLIGTSSEAKRLGLEYLSILIFVAPVFVLKTVMVSALSASGDTKTPFVIKLLSSLLNALLNYLLIFGKAGFPELGVSGAAFSTLVVNILELLILTYLFWRGKKSVAWSGKVSLDYIKRGVKVGLPSGAERCLTIVSILVITKLVASYGTPELAGYQIAVRIEGFAFMPGFGFMVAAMTLVGQNLGAKNPSEAEACVRATLWLGGIFMGILGLWMIFIPEVLTGFFSQDAETITLGALYLWMIGFSQIPLAMVFILDGALRGAGATKVTLWVNALSIWGIRIVPAIFIASRGYPLGWIYALLSLETFWRAWIFWTLFKRGIWKGVNI, encoded by the coding sequence TTGCAAAATCGCCACCGAGCGGAGGCGATTCTTGCTATAGCGATTCCTGCGGGCCTCAACTCTCTTTTGGATATCCTCTCCATTGCAATTGATCTTTTGATGGTCGGTATGATCTCCACGGAGGCGACCGTGGCCGTTGGGGTGGGGCTCAACTACTTCATGCTTATCTATGTGGTGACGACTGTCTTTTTTGTCGGCACCAATGCGATGGTCTCTCGCTTTTTTGGGGCGAAAGATTTTAAGGCGGCCAATGAGGCCTTTAGCTCGATGGCTTTGGCGGCTTTGGGGGTTGGGGTGCCGCTTTTTGGTGCAGCCTTTTTTTCATACGAGGGCTTTTTTGATCTGATTGGCACCTCTAGTGAAGCCAAAAGATTGGGATTGGAATATCTTTCAATTTTAATCTTTGTAGCCCCTGTGTTTGTCCTTAAAACCGTCATGGTAAGCGCTCTCTCAGCCAGTGGAGACACAAAAACCCCTTTTGTAATCAAGCTTCTCTCCTCTCTCCTTAATGCCCTCTTGAACTATCTTTTGATTTTTGGAAAAGCAGGTTTCCCTGAGCTTGGAGTCTCTGGCGCGGCATTTTCAACGCTAGTGGTGAATATCTTGGAGCTTTTGATTCTAACCTACCTCTTTTGGCGAGGTAAAAAGAGCGTGGCTTGGAGCGGGAAGGTCTCTTTGGATTACATCAAGAGAGGGGTGAAGGTTGGACTTCCTTCAGGGGCGGAGCGCTGTCTCACGATTGTATCAATTTTGGTGATCACTAAGCTCGTGGCAAGCTATGGAACACCTGAGTTGGCGGGCTATCAGATCGCTGTTAGAATCGAGGGTTTTGCTTTTATGCCGGGCTTTGGCTTTATGGTGGCGGCCATGACGCTTGTGGGGCAGAATCTTGGCGCAAAGAATCCCAGTGAGGCTGAGGCTTGCGTGAGGGCGACGCTTTGGCTTGGAGGTATTTTCATGGGGATTCTTGGGCTTTGGATGATTTTTATTCCTGAAGTTTTGACAGGATTTTTTAGTCAGGATGCCGAGACGATCACTTTAGGAGCCCTCTATCTTTGGATGATTGGATTTTCACAGATACCCTTGGCGATGGTCTTTATTTTGGATGGAGCCCTAAGGGGAGCGGGAGCGACCAAGGTGACACTTTGGGTCAATGCGCTCTCCATTTGGGGGATTCGGATTGTTCCTGCGATCTTTATCGCTTCAAGAGGCTATCCTCTTGGATGGATTTATGCACTACTGAGTCTTGAGACGTTTTGGCGGGCTTGGATCTTTTGGACGCTTTTTAAGCGGGGCATTTGGAAGGGTGTGAATATCTAA
- a CDS encoding carbon-nitrogen hydrolase, with product MRVALIQQAFHGSREATIQRSRELILEASKGGAELVVMQELHTSEYFCQSEETRFFDYASFYEEDVRIFSSIAKEGGVVLVGSFFERRSAGIYHNTAVVFEKDGSIAGRYRKMHIPDDPGFYEKFYFTPGDLGFEPISCSLGKLGVLVCWDQWYPEAARLMALKGADILLYPTAIGWFDADDLDEKERQKEAWIAIQRGHAVANGLPVVAVNRVGFEKDSSGVLEGIRFWGHSFAFGPQGEPLALGSMESEEVIWVDVDMKRSEEVRRIWPFLRDRRIECYDGLTKRFLD from the coding sequence ATGAGAGTAGCACTCATCCAGCAAGCCTTTCATGGGAGTCGTGAGGCCACCATCCAAAGAAGCCGCGAACTTATCTTGGAGGCCTCCAAAGGGGGCGCTGAGCTAGTGGTGATGCAGGAGCTTCATACGAGCGAATATTTTTGCCAAAGCGAAGAGACGCGATTCTTTGACTACGCCTCTTTCTACGAAGAAGATGTGAGAATCTTCTCCTCCATTGCCAAGGAGGGGGGCGTGGTGTTAGTGGGCTCCTTTTTTGAGCGCCGAAGCGCTGGAATCTACCATAATACCGCCGTGGTTTTTGAGAAAGATGGAAGCATCGCGGGTCGCTATCGCAAGATGCATATCCCCGATGATCCCGGTTTTTATGAGAAGTTCTACTTCACACCTGGAGATTTGGGGTTTGAGCCCATCTCCTGCTCGCTAGGAAAACTTGGCGTGCTCGTCTGTTGGGATCAGTGGTATCCTGAGGCGGCGCGACTTATGGCGCTTAAAGGAGCCGATATTCTCCTCTATCCCACGGCGATTGGCTGGTTTGATGCGGATGATTTGGATGAGAAAGAGCGACAAAAAGAGGCATGGATCGCTATCCAGCGCGGACACGCTGTTGCCAATGGATTGCCTGTGGTGGCGGTCAATCGAGTGGGCTTTGAAAAGGATTCTTCGGGGGTGCTGGAGGGGATTCGATTTTGGGGGCACAGCTTTGCCTTTGGTCCCCAGGGGGAACCTCTAGCTCTTGGGAGTATGGAGAGCGAAGAGGTGATTTGGGTGGATGTGGATATGAAGCGCTCCGAAGAGGTGCGCCGCATATGGCCTTTTTTGCGCGATCGACGGATTGAGTGTTACGACGGTTTGACCAAGCGCTTCCTCGATTAA
- a CDS encoding tRNA threonylcarbamoyladenosine dehydratase, protein MDLVDRFSRTRVLFGEGFEKIQRSKVVIFGVGGVGSFVLDSLYRTGVGEITIIDCDEFDVTNQNRQIGSEALGEKKVEALARRYEGVTPIVANVDEAFLEGFSLEEFDVVVDAIDDIPAKVALAKRAHTKLLSSTGSAKKLNPLHIKVDSIWKSYGDKFARKFREALKKEGFEDDFLVVFSPEPPQCKGLGSFSAVTGSFGLQLASEAIRKILVKE, encoded by the coding sequence GTGGATTTAGTGGATCGATTCTCCCGCACTAGAGTGCTCTTTGGAGAGGGCTTTGAGAAGATACAACGCTCCAAAGTGGTGATTTTTGGCGTGGGGGGCGTGGGCAGCTTCGTGCTTGATTCTCTCTACCGAACGGGCGTTGGAGAGATCACGATTATTGACTGTGATGAGTTTGATGTGACCAATCAGAATCGGCAGATCGGCTCTGAAGCGCTCGGAGAGAAGAAGGTGGAGGCTTTAGCGAGGCGCTATGAGGGGGTCACGCCTATCGTTGCGAATGTGGATGAGGCTTTTTTGGAGGGCTTTAGCTTAGAGGAGTTTGATGTGGTGGTGGATGCGATTGATGATATTCCTGCCAAGGTGGCTCTCGCTAAGAGAGCGCACACCAAGCTCCTTAGCTCTACAGGAAGTGCCAAAAAGCTTAATCCTCTCCACATTAAAGTCGATTCGATCTGGAAGAGCTATGGAGATAAGTTTGCCAGAAAGTTTAGGGAGGCGCTCAAAAAAGAGGGCTTTGAGGATGATTTTTTGGTGGTTTTTAGTCCCGAACCGCCTCAGTGTAAAGGACTGGGGAGTTTTAGTGCGGTCACGGGCTCTTTTGGGTTACAATTAGCCAGTGAAGCGATACGCAAAATCTTAGTCAAGGAGTGA